DNA sequence from the Fibrobacter sp. genome:
GTCCGCTGCGGTGCACATAGACTTCGTGGTCGGCCGGGTGGTCGTAGACGATCACGTGGGTCACGTGGTCCACGTCGATACCGCGGGCTGCGACGTCGGTGCAGATGAGGATGCGGAGCTTCTTTTCGCGGAAGGCGTTGAGCGTCTTCTCGCGCATGGACTGCGCCACGTCTCCGGAGAGGGCGCCGACCTTGAAGCCGTAACCCGAAAGCACCTGCTCGAGGTAGCTCACGTCGCTTTTCTTGTTGCAGAAAATCATGCAGCTGTCGGGATTGTAGTACTCGAGTACCTTGATGGTCATGGAATCCTTGTCCATCACGTCGCAGGGGTACCAGCGGTGTTCCAGGTTGTTCGCGATGACCTTGTCGTAGCTCAGCGAGAGGAATTCTGCGCTCGGGCGCTGGAATTCGCGGGCGAGGCTCTTCACCGTCTGCGGAATGGTCGCGCTGAACATCGTGCACGAAATCATTTTCGGCAGGTACTTGCGGATTTTCTGCATGTCGGGATAGAAGCCCATCGAGAGCATTTCGTCTGCTTCGTCGAGCACGAGGTCGCGGATGTCGAGGAAGTCGACGTTGCCACGCTGTACGTGGTCCATGAGGCGACCCGGGGTAGCGACGATGATGTGGACGCCGTTCTTGAGCGCCTTGAGCTGCGGTTCGTAACTCACGCCACCGAAGATGGCGACCGAGCGGATGCCAGTGCCCTTCGAAAGCTTTTCAATTTCGTCTTGCACCTGAATGCAGAGCTCGCGGGTGGGGACCAGAATGAGCGCCTGCGGGTAGATGTGGTCGCGCACGATGACCTGCAGGAGCGGGAGAACGTATGCGCCTGTCTTGCCCGAGCCCGTCTTGGACTGCACCAGCATATCGCGGGCGGCAAGCATGTAGGGGATGGTTTTCCTCTGGACCGGCATCAGCTGGGTCCAGCCGTGTTCCGCGAGAACCTTCTTCTGTTCTTCGGGGAGCATGTCGAATGTGTAGTCAGGAAGCTTGTGTTCCGGTTCTATAATATGGACCGGTGTGAGAAACGGATTTACTTCTTCTTTCTTCTCTTCAATATTATTTTCACTCATAGTGCGTGCAAATTTAGAAAAATGGTGAGAGCCGCGATAAAACAATTTATTGTTTTAGCATGGCCGAGCCTAGCTAAATGCGTGCAAATTGAGTGCCGCAGGTAATGTTTACATTATCTATGGCCGAAATGCAGCCGCATGGCATCGTAGATGCCCAATGCACTCCAAAGGAGTGCCATTTAGAAAAAAAAACGGCCTTGACGGCCGTGCGATGCTAGAGGGTCCAGTGGTATTCCAGGCCGACACTGGCGAACCAGTCGATGGTGGAACCGCCGATAATTGATGGGGCTGCGGCCGCATCGGGGGTCGGGTCTACGTACATGTCGCGCCCGCGGCTCGATATGCCCGTGCGCAAGGCTATGCCGTAGTGCTTGAGGAATACGAACTGCGCGCCTCCGCCGATAAGCCCGCCCTTGTAGGCGCTTTCGAAACGGATGCGCACATTGTAGGCTTTCGATGGCTTTTCGACTTCATCCTTCAGCGCGATGTCTTCGACGTAGAAACTGTATTGGAATCCGAGGAATGCGAACAGGTCGATGTCGAGCCATTTCGTGATGGTGTACGACCTTGCGAACATAGCGTTGAGTCCGACTTCATGCTGGTAGAAGTTCCAGTGGTCGAGTTCCTCGTACACGGTGTCGGTTTCGTCCGTCTTTACGCGGTGCTTGGCAAAGCGGTAGATGAGTTCGAGTCCGATGAACCCGTACCAGATTCCGCCCAGGTGGACGGAGAGAAGCGGGTCTTCGTCTTCGATGAAGTTCCAGAGGCTCACAGAGTCCTTCGTAATCCTGTAGTTCCTCACCTTGCTTTTGGTGTGGCTCTCGGTCCAGTCGTCGGGCGTGAGCGGAATGTGCGCTTGCGAGTATCCGATTGAAACTCCAGCCCAAGCACGGAAATTCGGGACTTCCTGGTAGAACTCGTCGGGCTCGTCGAGCTGCTTCTTGCGTTCTTCCTTCGAAAGCCTGCGCTTTGTTTTTCCCGAGAAGAATGTCGATGCGATTTCGTCACCGAGGGCGATCTTGTCGTTCGTCTTGGTAACGCGTCCCGTGACTTTCGGATTGGTGGAGGTCTCGTCGAATATCGCTACGTTTACCGTGTTCCCGTTGTCGGCGAGGTAGAGCACGATGTTGTCTTCGAGCTGCTGCACTTTCGCCATGAGCGCGGGGTGGCGGATGTGCAGGTGTTCTTCGTCCAGTTCCGGGTCGATGTTCCTCTGCAGCCATTTCGCATAGTGCATGGCGGTCGTATCGCGTTCCCATTCACCGAAAACGCGGCACCTTGGGGTTCCTATTCCCGAATTCGTCCTCTTGAGCGAAAGGCAGAGCTCTTTCGGGTCAATCGGATTCTCGCCGTCCGGTGTCCAGATGAGGATGTCTGGGTTTTCCCACAAAACAGGATGCTTGTTGAAATAGATGTCGCCAGCAAGGACGCTCACCGCAAGCGAAATAATCAGGAGTATCGCGAAGGAGGCTCGATTCATCAGCGGACTCCTTCGTAGAGGTGAATGCGGATTTTCTTTGCCGCCTCGGTCACTGCGGCCTTCAAGTCATCCATCGTGATTTTCGTAATCGGATGCTGGATTTCGTCTACGGCGCTGAACAGCGGTCGCTGGTTGACATTGTCCCAGAGCGTGTACGAAAGCACGATGCTCAGGTTGTTCGACGTCTTTTTCGCGGAACTTTCCTGGCGGATGAGTTCGTAGTCGTAGAACACCTCGCGGTTGATGTCGGTGCCGAGGATGAATTCGTGCAGGATGAGTATGTGCGGGGGAACGTTTCCTCCGTCCGTGACGCTCACGCCCTGCTCGGGGAAGTGCCCCTTGATGAACACGCGGTCGTCTATTTTCTGGCTTTCTTCCGGAAAGCGCAGAATGGCGGCGTCGGGAATCTTTCGGAGTCCGGGATAGGCGCGTTTCATCTCGTCCAGGAATACCTGTTCGCAGAACTTAGTCGCTTCGTTCTGTACATTCAGCGAGTCGAAGCCGAGCTTCTTCGCGAACCATTTCGATCGGGTCAAAACGAATGCGTTTTCCGTGCCGGTAATGGACAACGAACTGTAGGGGACCTGCTTGTAGAGCGGATGGCTTTTCGTCCAATGGTACGAAGGCCCGCATCCGGTAAGAATGCAGGCAATCGCGCAGACGATGCCAATCTTCCTGAACAATGTGTCCCCTTTTTGGCCTAGGTTACTGGGCGCCCCATTTTTCGCGGTAGGCGTACACCTTCTCGAGGATGCCTTCGGGCGCGTTGATTGCCTTGCGGTTTTCTTCGCTCTCGAGGAACGCGATGATGTCGTTGATATTAATGATGGAGTGGGCCTCGATGCCGTATTCGTCCTGCACGGTCTGGAGCGCGGACTTGCCGTTCTCGAGCTTTTCCTTGCGGTCGACCGAGATGAGCAACCCGATGACATTCGCGTTTTCGATCTGGGAAAGCGCCTGCATCGTTTCGTTCACGCTGGTACCCGCGGTAATCACGTCCTCGATAATCACGACGTTAGTCTTTTCGGAATACTTGTAGCCGACAAGCGAGCCGCCTTCGCCGTGGTCCTTCACTTCCTTGCGGTTGTAGGTGAACGTAAGGTTCTGGGCGTACACGTCGGAAAGCTTCATCGCGGTGGCGGCGCAGAGCGGAATGCCCTTGTAGGCCGGACCGTAGAGGTTCTGGGCCTTGCCGTCGAAATGTTCCATGAAGGCGCTCGCGTAATATTCGGCGAGCTTGGAAAGCGTGGCGCCCGTGCGGAACTCTCCGGTATTGATGAAGTACGGGGTTTCGCGACCGCTCTTGGTCACGAAGTTGCCGAACTTGAGGGCGCCTGCCTCGACAAGAAAATGCACGAAAGATTCTTTTGCGTTCATATTGATTAAAAACTTGAGGTTGTGGGTTGTTGCCTGGATGCTTTCGGGCTCGTTACGATGCTCCGAACAGCATGGCGAAGATGTTCGAGAACAGGTTGTAGTTCTCGGTCAGCACTTCGATGGCAAGGAGGATGGCGAAGACTGCGACACACAGTCCGATGTAGAAGAAGAACGACTTCTTGAAGCCCTTGATCTTGATTTTGAAGATGACCCAGGCGATGACGCTCAGCAGTGCGCTGAAAGTCCATGCGGCAACAGCGCCGAGGGAAATACCCGGAATCAGGCTGATGGCGAACGTGAGGGCGATACCCGGCAGGAAGTAGAAGATGATGCACAGCACGCACAGGAGCGCGAACCCGACATAGTGGGCAAACCCGCGTTCCTTCTGGATGATGATTTGCGGCTCCTCGCTTTCCTGCGTCGCATAATCCATTTGAACCCTAGCCGCTTCTTCTGCTGCAGCGTTTGCGGCGTTCTGGGCCTCTTCGGCTGCGGCATCTGCTGCGGTCATGGGTTGCTCGATGGGTGTGTTATCCGGAGTGGGGATAAAGTCGTTGCCGTTCTGGAATTCGTCGTTCATGGTTACTCCTACAAGATAAATGTTCTACCGGCGTAAACGAATACGCGGTGTTCAAGCCACAGCTTGAGCGCCTGCGAAAGCGTCCTCTTCTCGATGTCCTTGCCGAGTTCTACGAGTTCGTCGATGCTCGCCGTTTCGGGCACGCGCTGGATATCCTGGCAGATGATGGGCCCCTGGTCCAGGTCCTCGGTGGCGAAATGCGCAGTTGCGCCGATAATCTTCACACCCTTGTGCCATGCCTGGTGGTAGGGCTTTGCGCCCTTGAACGCGGGGAGGAACCCGTGGTGGATATTGATGATGCGGTACTTGAATTCCTCGGTGAAGGATTCGCTCAGAATCTGCATGTAGCGGGCGAGGACGACCGTGTCGGTGCGGGTTTCGGCGATGATTTCGCGGAAACGGTTCTCGGGAATGCTCTTGTCGGGGTTGCTCGGCACGTAGTAGAACGGCACGCCGAAGGTGCCGCCCACGGGGCCCAGGTCGGGGTGGTTGCCCACGATGCAGCTGAATTCGCAGGGGAGGTCTCCGTCACGGCGCTTCAGCAGCAGGTCGTACAGGCAGTGGTCCGTCTTCGATACGAAAATAGCCACGCGTTCAGTCTTGGAGGTGTCAAAAAGTTTCCAGTTCAACTGAAGGTGCGGTGCAAGCGTCTCGAGGTGCTTGTTGACCTCGCCGATGTCACTTGCTTCAAGTTCAAAAACAGCGCGGAGGAAAAATGTCTCGATGTCCTTGGCCGTATGCTGCTGGAGGTCGACGATATTTGCGCCAGCCTTCGCGAGCACCTGGGTCGTACCGGCGATAAGCCCTTTCTGGTCGGGGCAGTGAATTTGCAGTATGTAACGTGTTGTTGCCATGCTTAAAATGTAGATAATTGTGATGGACGGGCTTTGTCGTGTAATGAAAAAATGCTAACATTGTTCGTGATATCAACAAAGGAAGGCTGAGAATGATCTGTTCCAAGAAGAAGGTTTTTGCGTTTGTCGCTCTTGTGGGAGTGGCCGCTTTTGCCGCCCCGCCCAAGACGTGGGATGCTATTTACAAGGCCGAGGGTGAAGGCGATTACACGTCGGTCAAGGTTGTCGGTAACATCCGCATGGGCAAGTACACCAACTATAAAGAAATACAGCCCGTATCGTTCAAGGTGGACGATGGCTTGTTCTCGTTCTCCGCATCGGGAAACATGGTGGTGCCCGCCGAAAAGATTGAGAAGGAACACTTCTATAGTCAGTGCAATACCACGAAGGAAGCTTGGGTTTCGTACTTCAACAAGCCCATGACATTCGGGAAGGAAGAAAAAATCGTGAACATCGCGGGTGTCGACCTTGCCTGCGGTGACGATGTCTATGCGCTTTCCGACCTGCGCATCAAGTTCACCAACCCGAAGGCGCAGGAGTACTGGGCCGCGAATCTCGAAGGGTACGAAAAGTACAAGCGCCAGCAGGTGGCGGAACTCCGCCGTGCCGAGCAGCAGCATCATGCCGAAATCCGCAGCATGTCGAGTTCGTTTACCGACCCGCGCGACGGCCAGGTGTACCGTACCATCAAGGTGGAGGGCCGCGAATGGTTTGCCCAGAACGTGAACTACAATGTGCCGGGTCATTCCTGGTGCTATGAAGACAAGGAAAATTACTGCACTCGTAGCGGAAAGCTCTATGACCTCGAAGGCGCCCGCCAGGCTTGCCCCGAGGGTTGGCACCTTCCGCGTGACCGCGAATGGATGGACATGCTTGTCGGGCTTACCAAGTGCTACGAGGGCGTGGACAAGTGCGGCAAGTTTGCCGAGAAAATGAAGGCCACGACTGGTTGGCATGGCGGAGGCGGTACCGATGAATACGGATTCTCCGTCTATTCTTCGGGCTATCGCAAGGTTATCGGAAAATCCACCGTTCGTTACGAGGACATGGGCGAGTACGCCGGTTTCTGGAGCGCGCAGAATGGCCGCAACGAAACCATCTGGCTCTGGTCCATGGGCCGCATGAGCGACCAGATGGTGCGCCAGCTCGTGCCGAACAATTCGAAGAACAACGCCTATTCCGTCCGTTGCATCAACGGAAACTAATTTGTACTGATTATGATTATCCGTCCCCGTCGCCTGCGCAAGAATGAAACCATCCGCGACATGGTTGCCGAAACAGCAGTGAATCCCGATTCCCTCGTGTACCCGATGTTCGTGGTCGAGGGGGAGGGCATCAAGGAAGAAATTCCGTCGATGCCCGGGCAGTACCGTTTCAGCATAGACGAAATCCTTAAGGAACTCGAATCTTGCGTCACTTTGGGAATCAAGTCCATCCTCCTGTTCGGTATACCCGATTCCAAGGACGATATGGCGACATCCGCTTACGACGACGATGGCATCGTGCAGCGTGCGGTTCGTTCCATAAAGGCGAAATTCCCTGCGCTTTGCGTGATTACCGATGTCTGCCTCTGTGAATACATGAGCCACGGACATTGCGGCATCGTGAAGGATGGCGACGTGGATAACGACCCGACGCTCGAACTCCTCGCGCTGGCCGCACTTTCGCATGCGCGCGCGGGTGCCGACATGGTGGCGCCTTCCGACATGATGGATGGCCGCGTGGCTGCGATCCGTACCAAGCTGGATGCGAACGGGTTCTCGAATACGCCCATCATGGCGTACAGCGCGAAGTATGCAAGCGCCTATTACGGGCCGTTCCGCGATGCGGCCGATTCCGCACCGCATTTCGGAAACCGCAAAACCTACCAGATGGACGTTCGAAACGCACGCGAGGCTCAGCGCGAGGTGGAACTCGACATCGAAGAAGGTGCCGATATCGTGATGGTGAAGCCTGGGCTTGCTTTCCTCGACATCTTGCGTCAGACCGCGGAAATCAGCAGTGTTCCTGTGGCTGTCTATAATGTCAGTGGGGAATATTCCATGGTGAAGGCCGCCGCAAAAATGGGCTGGATTGACGAAAACGCCATTATTCGCGAAAATCTGCTGGCGATGAAACGTGCCGGAGCCGATATCATCATCACCTACCACGCGAAAGAAGTTCTGGAGAAAGGCCTGCTGAAATAAATCAGCATGTTTGTTTTATAATAATACAATACAAAAGCAAAACACTGTATTGCGAAACGCAATACAGTGTTTTTATATTGTGTGTTTGTTAATTTGTTTTTACGTATAAGTGAAGTCTTTTTGTAAGAATTAAAACTATTATAGACAAAGTTTATTGATAATGGTTTGAATTTATACGATTTTCGCAATATAATGAACATCCAACTAAGTATAACCGAACAATGCAACCTCCGCTGTAGTTATTGCTATTACAAAGAATCGCATGCGAAACGCAATGCCGTAATGAGCGATGATGTCATGGAGGCGACCGTTTCGTTGGCGGTACAAAGGTGCGTTGAACAGAAACAGACGACTTTTAATATCACTTTTTTTGGTGGCGAACCGCTTTTGCGGGTGGATTTCATCAAGAAGACGGTAAAATTTGCAAAGGACCTGATTAAGAGCCGTAGGGCGGAACTGCCGCGAGATTTTGCACTAACCTTTGCCGTCAACACGAATGGAACCCTCTTTACCGATGAAATCGTGAGGTTCCTGAAAAGGGAGAAGTTCACCATCTATCTTTCTGTTGATGGCCCGGAAAAGAAACACAATATATCACGGAAAACTGTGGACGGGAAGGGGAGTTTCAAGGCGATAAAGCCCTTCATCCCTGCTATGGCGGATTTGAACGCTGTCGTGTTGATGGTCGTTACGCGCTTGCACGTTCGCGGATTGGCGAATTCCGTAAAGTGGATGTTCGGGCAGGGCTTCAAGCGTGTTTCGACATGCGTGGATTTCGACGGCTCCTGGAGCAGCGAAGATTTCGA
Encoded proteins:
- the purU gene encoding formyltetrahydrofolate deformylase yields the protein MATTRYILQIHCPDQKGLIAGTTQVLAKAGANIVDLQQHTAKDIETFFLRAVFELEASDIGEVNKHLETLAPHLQLNWKLFDTSKTERVAIFVSKTDHCLYDLLLKRRDGDLPCEFSCIVGNHPDLGPVGGTFGVPFYYVPSNPDKSIPENRFREIIAETRTDTVVLARYMQILSESFTEEFKYRIINIHHGFLPAFKGAKPYHQAWHKGVKIIGATAHFATEDLDQGPIICQDIQRVPETASIDELVELGKDIEKRTLSQALKLWLEHRVFVYAGRTFIL
- a CDS encoding fibrobacter succinogenes major paralogous domain-containing protein encodes the protein MICSKKKVFAFVALVGVAAFAAPPKTWDAIYKAEGEGDYTSVKVVGNIRMGKYTNYKEIQPVSFKVDDGLFSFSASGNMVVPAEKIEKEHFYSQCNTTKEAWVSYFNKPMTFGKEEKIVNIAGVDLACGDDVYALSDLRIKFTNPKAQEYWAANLEGYEKYKRQQVAELRRAEQQHHAEIRSMSSSFTDPRDGQVYRTIKVEGREWFAQNVNYNVPGHSWCYEDKENYCTRSGKLYDLEGARQACPEGWHLPRDREWMDMLVGLTKCYEGVDKCGKFAEKMKATTGWHGGGGTDEYGFSVYSSGYRKVIGKSTVRYEDMGEYAGFWSAQNGRNETIWLWSMGRMSDQMVRQLVPNNSKNNAYSVRCINGN
- a CDS encoding radical SAM protein is translated as MNIQLSITEQCNLRCSYCYYKESHAKRNAVMSDDVMEATVSLAVQRCVEQKQTTFNITFFGGEPLLRVDFIKKTVKFAKDLIKSRRAELPRDFALTFAVNTNGTLFTDEIVRFLKREKFTIYLSVDGPEKKHNISRKTVDGKGSFKAIKPFIPAMADLNAVVLMVVTRLHVRGLANSVKWMFGQGFKRVSTCVDFDGSWSSEDFDALVVEYEKLARFWYNAKRKGSDIYLGTIQDKVTMCFMGIRQKLYTCYMNPDSLAVAANGNTFPCTRFISSQNGAPYITGNVFDMRSGIYKGVLPRDVRRFMEKDRKECDGCAIRQRCLAHECGCTSFYTTGTLDKVSPEVCTHERILCAICDEYAARLQRIYGPESVL
- a CDS encoding DEAD/DEAH box helicase, whose protein sequence is MSENNIEEKKEEVNPFLTPVHIIEPEHKLPDYTFDMLPEEQKKVLAEHGWTQLMPVQRKTIPYMLAARDMLVQSKTGSGKTGAYVLPLLQVIVRDHIYPQALILVPTRELCIQVQDEIEKLSKGTGIRSVAIFGGVSYEPQLKALKNGVHIIVATPGRLMDHVQRGNVDFLDIRDLVLDEADEMLSMGFYPDMQKIRKYLPKMISCTMFSATIPQTVKSLAREFQRPSAEFLSLSYDKVIANNLEHRWYPCDVMDKDSMTIKVLEYYNPDSCMIFCNKKSDVSYLEQVLSGYGFKVGALSGDVAQSMREKTLNAFREKKLRILICTDVAARGIDVDHVTHVIVYDHPADHEVYVHRSGRTARAGRSGLCISLITPVEEIEIRQTAADFGINFIKMDPLTNEEIAKKVSERTRVSLEQERNHFGGQKATERISRMLPLVKELANGPVEDQMLLAYLIDRYAWKKA
- the hemB gene encoding porphobilinogen synthase; this encodes MIIRPRRLRKNETIRDMVAETAVNPDSLVYPMFVVEGEGIKEEIPSMPGQYRFSIDEILKELESCVTLGIKSILLFGIPDSKDDMATSAYDDDGIVQRAVRSIKAKFPALCVITDVCLCEYMSHGHCGIVKDGDVDNDPTLELLALAALSHARAGADMVAPSDMMDGRVAAIRTKLDANGFSNTPIMAYSAKYASAYYGPFRDAADSAPHFGNRKTYQMDVRNAREAQREVELDIEEGADIVMVKPGLAFLDILRQTAEISSVPVAVYNVSGEYSMVKAAAKMGWIDENAIIRENLLAMKRAGADIIITYHAKEVLEKGLLK
- the pyrE gene encoding orotate phosphoribosyltransferase produces the protein MNAKESFVHFLVEAGALKFGNFVTKSGRETPYFINTGEFRTGATLSKLAEYYASAFMEHFDGKAQNLYGPAYKGIPLCAATAMKLSDVYAQNLTFTYNRKEVKDHGEGGSLVGYKYSEKTNVVIIEDVITAGTSVNETMQALSQIENANVIGLLISVDRKEKLENGKSALQTVQDEYGIEAHSIININDIIAFLESEENRKAINAPEGILEKVYAYREKWGAQ